The sequence below is a genomic window from Rhizobium sp. NXC14.
GCGGCGTGCCGGAAAGGCCAAGCACTTCGACCGGCATCGCCGGCGGTGCTTCCTTCATATGCTCGCCCTTGTCGTTGACGAGGGCGCGCACACGGCCCCAGACGTCGCCTGCGACGATGATCTGGCCCGGCTTCAGCGTACCGTTCTGAACGAGAACCGTGGCAACCGCGCCGCGGCCGCGGTCGAGCTGGGCTTCGATGACGGTGCCTTCCGCGGTGCGGTTCGGATTGGCCTTGAGGTCAAGGATTTCCGCCTGCAGCAGAACGGCTTCGAGCAGCTTGTCGAGGTTCTTGCCTGTTTTGGCCGACACTTCGACGTCAAGTGTTTCGCCGCCCATCGATTCCACGAAGACTTCGTGCTGCAGAAGCTGGTTGCGCACCTTCTGCGGATCGGCTTCGTGCTTGTCGATCTTGTTGATCGCCACGATGATCGGAACACCGGCTGCCTTGGCGTGATTGATCGATTCGATCGTCTGCGGCATGACGCTGTCGTCAGCTGCCACGACGAGGATCGCGATGTCGGTCGCCTGCGCGCCGCGGGCACGCATCGCCGTGAAGGCGGCGTGGCCGGGGGTGTCGATGAAGGTGATCTTCTGGCCGTTCTGCTCCACCTGATAGGCGCCGATATGCTGCGTGATGCCGCCGGCTTCGCCGGCAACCACGTTGGCATGGCGGATGGCGTCGAGCAGCGAGGTCTTGCCGTGGTCGACGTGGCCCATGATGGTGACGACGGGCGGACGCGAAACGCGGTCGCCTTCAACGTCGGCGATGTCAAAGATGCCGAGTTCGACGTCGGATTCAGAGACACGCTTGACGGTATGGCCGAATTCGCCGGCGATGAGTTCGGCAAGGTCGGCGTCGATGACGTCGCCCGGCTTCATCATCTGGCCTTCCTTCATCAGGTACTTGATGACGTCGACGGCGCGTTCGGACATGCGCTGCGACAGTTCCTGAATGGTGATGGTCTCAGGCAGGACGACTTCGCGGGAAATCTTCTCTCGAGTTTCCTGCATCTGGCTGCGGCGGAACTTCTCCTGCCGGCGGCGCATCGCCGAAAGCGAACGGCTGCGGCCGGCGTCCTCGCCGTCCACATCGGCAGTGGTGATCGTCAGCTTGCCGCGGCGGCGCTCGTCATCCGTCTTCGGACGCGTGGTTACCGGCTTTGCGGGTTCCGGACGGACGATGCGGCCACGGGCCGGACCGCCGCGCGCGGCGCCCCGATCGTCGTCGCCATCATCATCGCGGCGGCCACGGGTGCCGATCGGTGTGGCGGCGCCGGGGGTCGGACGGGCGCCAGCGGGCGCTGCTCCATCAGGCCGGCGGGCAGCCGGAGCCGATGATGCCGGCCGCGGCGTGCTCGGACGGGCTTCGGTCACTGCCGGAGCCGGCGCGGCTGCAGCGGCTGCCGGTTCGGCGGCAGCAGCAGCGGCCGCTTCGGCCTGCCGGGCTGCCTCTTCGGCCGCCCTGCGTGCGGCATCCTCCGCTTCGGCTGCCTTGCGGACAGCCTCTTCGGCGGCGCGGCGTTTTTCTTCCTCGGCGCGGCGGATCGCATCCTGGGCGTCACGCGCCTGGGATTCGGCAAGCGCACGGCGGCGCGCATCCATTTCCTCAGGCGACAGATGGTTCAGCACGACAGGGCGCGGGCGATCGTTCGGACGCGGCTGCTGATAGGACTGCTGCGGACGCTGGTTGGCTTGGCCGCCACCGGGCTGATGAATCCGGGGTGCCGGCGTCGACTGCTGCGGACGCGCCTGAGCAGGTGCCGCCGCCGCTTCGGCTGCGCGAACCGGGGCTGCGGGGGCCGCAGGCGTGATCGGCTTTTCGTCTTCCGGGCGCATCGGGCGCCGCTTGCGGGTCTCGACCACGACCGCCTTGGTGCGACCCCGACCCATATCCTGGCGAACGGTACCCTGGCTCATCCCTGATGGTTTCAGGGTGAGCGTCTTCTTGCCCGTTACGCTGAGTGTCTTGTCGTCGTTACTATCGGTCATTCGTTCCCGTTCCTTCGGACAGGGAGCGATGACTAGATCAGACCCTGTCGTTCAAATACTGTCGATCAATGAGAATGAAACCGGCCGATGCCGGTGACCGCCTCATTGTTTTTGCCGGCCAGCGCCGCCCGCTGCCCGGGACTGACCGCCAATACGGTACTGTTCGAGCATCTTTGCGCGCTTCACTACACCCTCACCCGCCTGCCCTGCAAGCACTGCGGCATGGATAAAAGCATTCTGGCCCATCAGGCCTTCCATTTCGCTCTCCGAGAAGAAACGGTAGGAAGGTATCTCCTCCTCGGTCTCCATTCCGAGGTGCCAGGCCTTGCGGGCCTGGTCGATTTTTCGCACTCCATCATCCGCTGCGTCAGTTGCGTGGAACACCGCAAGGGCTGCTCCACTTCTGACCGCGGCATCCACTTTCGAGGCACCGCTGACGAACTGGCCCGCTTTGCGCGCCATGTTCATCATCTGCATCAATTGCGCCGCCAGCAGCCGGTCGACGCTTGCGCCGAGATCGTCCGCCGCCTTCACTTCCGCTTTCAGCGCCCGGGCGAAAAGCTTCTTCGCCACCGCCTTGTCGACCAGCGACCGGTCGGCTTTCACCCAGCAGCCGCGTCCCGGAAGCTCGCGCTTCAGGTCGGCGACGACGGTTCCGTCGGGAGCCGCGACGAAGCGGATCAGCTCTTCCGGCGATCCGCTCTCGCGCGTCACGATGCACATGCGTCCGTTCACGTCATACCCTGCAAGATCGTCGTCCTCGGGAAGAACGTTCGGCTCATGCGCGGTCATCATGCTTCCTGTTCGGCTTCGGTGACCTCTTCTTCGGTCCCCTTCGCCAGGTCCTCTTCGGTGATCCAGCCAGCCGCGAGGCGGGCCTGGACGATCATTTGCTCGGCCTCGACACGCGAGACGTCGAACTTAGAGAACAGGCCTTCGAACTTCTTCGTTTCGCCATTCTTGCGTTCGCTCCAGCCGACGAGATCATCGGCCGCACAACCGGCGAAATCCTCGATCGTCTTGATGCCGTCCTCGCCGAGCGCCACCATCATCTGGGCGGTCATGCCGTCGATCTGGCGCAGCTCGTCCTCAACGCCGAGCGCCTTGCGCTTCTCGTCCATCTCGGCTTCGAGACGCTCGAGGAATTCGCGGGCGCGCTGCTGAATTTCCTGCGCGGTCTCTTCGTCGAAACCGTCGATCGAGGAAATCTCGTCGAGATCGACATAGGCCAGTTCTTCGACGGCGGCAAAGCCTTCGGACGCCAGAACCTGGCCGACCATTTCGTCGACGTCGAGCGAATCCATGAACAGGTTGGTGCGCTCGTTGAATTCCTTCTGACGGCGTTCCGATTCCTCGGCCTCCGTCATGATGTCGATATCCCAGCCAGTCAGCTGCGAAGCAAGGCGGACGTTCTGGCCACGGCGGCCGATCGCAAGCGACAGCTGCTCGTCGGGAACGACGACTTCGATGCGCTCGGCGTCCTCGTCGAGAACGACCTTGGCCACTTCCGCCGGCTGCAGGGCGTTGACCACGAAGGTCGCCGGGTCCTGGCTCCAGGGGATGATGTCGATTTTCTCACCCTGGAGTTCGCCGACGACGGCCTGGACGCGCGAGCCGCGCATGCCGACGCAGGCGCCGACCGGATCGATCGACGAGTCGTTCGAAATCACCGCGATCTTGGCGCGCGAGCCCGGATCACGGGCGACCGACTTCACCTGGATGATGCCGTCATAGATCTCAGGCACTTCCATGGTGAAGAGCTTCACCATGAACTGCGGATGCGTGCGCGACAGGAAAATCTGCGGACCACGCTGCTCCCGACGGACATCATATACGTATGCACGGACGCGATCGCCATAGCGCACGTTCTCGCGCGGGATCATTTCGTCGCGGCGGATGATGCCTTCACCACGGCCGAGATCAACGATGACGTTGCCGTATTCGACGCGCTTGACGGTGCCGTTGACGATTTCTCCGACGCGATCCTTGAATTCGTCGAACTGGCGGTCGCGCTCGGCTTCACGCACCTTCTGCACGATCACCTGCTTGGCGGATTGTGCGGCGATGCGGCCGAAATCCATCGGCGGCAGCGGATCGGCGATGAAATCCCCGAGGGCTGCGTCCGGATTGCGGTCGCGGGCAAGCTCCAGCGGGATCTGCGTCGAATAATCCTCGGCCTTGTCGACCACTTCGAGCAGGCGCTGCAGACGGATTTCACCGGTCTTCGGATTGATGTCGGCCCGGATGTTGGATTCGGTGCCGTAACGGGAGCGCGCCGCCTTCTGGATGGCATCGGCCATTGCGGCAAGCACGATCTCCCGGTCGATGACTTTTTCGCGCGCCACTGCATCTGCGATCTGCAGAAGTTCGAGCCGGTTCGCACTGACTGCCATTGTCTTGTTTCTCCGTCTTTACTCCAGGGTTCCCGTCCCTGGGAGCGGTCTGTTGATCGGTTATTCCTGGTCGTCTGCTTCGTTCTGGTTGGCGGCCTGCGCTTTCGCCAGCTTGTCGGCGCGCAGCGCATCGCGGATCAGATCGTCGGTCAGAATGAGCTTCGCATCGCTAAGCGCCGTGAAGGGAATGATAACCTTCTGCTCTTCCCCGTAGGCGACCTGGTCACGCTCGAGCGTGAATCCATCGGCGTCTGCTTCGACGATCTTGCCGCGGAAGCGTTTGCGGCTGCCGATCATGATCGACGTCTCGCACTTTACAAGGTGGCCTTGCCAGCGGACGAAATCGGATTTCCGCACCATCGGACGGTCGATGCCAGGCGAAGACACCTCAAGATGATACTCTTTATCGATCGGATCTTCCACATCGAGGACGGGAGAAATCGCCATCGAGACTGCTTCGCAGTCCTGAACCGTCATCGTGCCGTCATTGCGCTCGGCCATCACCTGCATCGTCGCGCCGTTCTGGTTCAGCATGCGCACGCGGATGAGCCGGAAACCCATGCCGACGAGAACGGGTTCGATGATGTCGGCAAGACGCTGGTCGAGCCCGGTTTCGGTAATCAGCCGCGGCTCAAGTTCGTTGTCTGCGTTTGTCATGTCCGACAAGCGGCGCTCCTCGCAATTTCAAGCTGTTCAGGCGATCGAGCTAATAAAAAAGAGCGGGTCCTTGCGGCCCACTCTTCATCAAGCGATCAAGAATTTGAGAGCCATATAGTCGGGTTTTTCCGAAATTGCAAGGTCTGCGACCGATTCCGCCAAATCGCTTCCGGCAAGGCGAACGAGGCTATGGCCAGCGAAGGTCTTGCGCATATATTGCCGGTGGGTCTCAAAAACAAAAGCGGGAGAAATCGTGGCCTACACCTCAGCGACATTGGCGCCCTTGCGGCACGATACCTATCGGGCCATCTGGTTTGCCAGCCTTTCCTCGAATTTCGGCGGCCTGATCCAGGCGGTGGGTGCTGCCTGGATGATGACGACCATCACCGCTTCGGAGGATATGGTCGCGTTGGTTCAGACCTCGACGGCGCTGCCGATCATGTTGTTTTCCCTGGTATCGGGCGCGCTCGCCGATAATTTCGACCGACGCCGGGTCATGCTGACGGCGCAGTGCATGATGCTCGTGGTGTCGGCGCTGCTGACCGCATCAGCCCTTCTCGGCTGGATAACGCCCTGGCTGCTGCTCTTCTTCACTTTCCTGATCGGCTGCGGCACGGCGCTCAACAACCCTTCATGGCAGGCCTCGGTCGGCGACATGGTGCCGCGCGCCGATCTGCCGGGCGCCGTCACGCTGAACAGCATGGGCTTTAATATCACCCGCAGCGTCGGCCCGGCGATCGGCGGCGCCATCGTGGCGGCGGCGGGTGCTGCTGCTGCGTTCGCGGTCAACACCCTGAGTTACCTCCCATTGATCTACGCTTTGCTGCGCTGGCGGCCGAGCACACCGGTCTCGACCCTGCCGCGTGAGGCGCTCGGCAGCGCGATCTTTGCCGGCTTGCGCTACGTCTCGATGTCGCCCAATCTCGAAAAGGTTCTGGTCAGGGGCCTTATATTCGGTGTCGGCGCCAGCTCCATCCTGGCGCTGCTGCCAGTCGTCGCGCTCGATCTCGTTGCCGGCGGTCCGCTGACCTATGGCTTCATGCTCGGCGCCTTCGGTATCGGCGCGATCGGTGGTGCGGTGCTGAGTGCAAGAATTCGCCAGGCGCTGTCCAGCGAGACGATCATCCGCCTCGCCTTTGCCGGCTTTGCATTGAGCGCCGTCATCGCCGCCATCAGCCCGAGCGCCGTCCTCACATCAGCCGGGCTGCTCATCTCGGGCGCCTGTTGGGTCTCCGCACTTTCGCTCTTCAACACCATCGTCCAACTGTCGACGCCGCGCTGGGTGGTCGGGCGCGCGCTGTCGCTCTATCAGACCGTCACCTTCGGCGGCATTGCCGGCGGCAGTTGGCTCTGGGGTGTTGCGGCGGACCGCTATGGCGTCGCCGATGCGCTGCTGATGGCGTCGGTCGTCCTGCTGCTTGGCATTGCGATCGGGCTGCGGTTTTCGATGCCGGCCTTCGCCTCGCTCAATCTCGATCCGCTGAACCGCTTCACCGCGCCGGCCTTAAGCCTCGACATCACCCCGCGCAGCGGCCCGATCGTCATTCAGGTCGATTACGAGATCGCCGACGACGATCTGGCGGAATTCATGGCGCTGATGGGCGAGCGCCGCCGCATCCGCATCCGCGACGGCGCCCGGCATTGGGCGCTGATGCGCGATCTCGAAAATCCTGGCCTCTGGACGGAAAGCTACCATACGCCGACCTGGGTCGAGTACATAAGACACAACCAGCGGCGCACCCAGGCCGATGCCGAAAACATCGACCGGCTGCGCGCGCTCCATCGCGGTGAAGGCCCGCCCCATGTCCACCGCATGATCGAGCGCCAGGCCATCCCGCCAGGCGACGATGTCTTCCACAAGGCGCCGATCGATCTGCATCATTGAGAGCAGCCATGTACAGTTTCAGGCTCGCCCGTCTATCCGATCTCGCAGCCATCGTAAGGCTTCTCGCCGATGACGATCTCGGCGCCGCCAGGGAAATCGTCTCCGATCCCGTCGATGCGCGTTATCTTTCGGCCGTCGCGGCGATCGAGGCGGACGCCAACCAGTTGCTGGCTGTCGCAACCGACGCCTCCGACCAGGTCGTCGGCTGCCTGCAGCTGAGCTTTCTTCCCGGCCTCTCCCGAACCGGTATGTGGCGCGGGCAGATCGAAAGCGTGCGTATCGCAAGAGAGTTTCGGGCAGCCGGCCTCGGCGCGCAATTCATCGAATGGGCGGTCGCCCAATGCGTCGAGCGCGGCTGCGGCCTCGTGCAGCTGACATCGGACAAGACACGGAAAGACTCGATCCGCTTCTACGAGAAGCTCGGTTTTGTCGCCAGCCACGAAGGACTGAAGCGCAACCTGTGAATCCGGCTACTTCAGCTCGCCCTTCATGCTGGCTTCGGGAAAGCATGTCGGTTTCATGCCGTTCTTTGCCTGCCACTGGCCGATCGAGCGCCGCGTCTTGTAGCCCGGCAGTCCGTCGGTGCCGCCGACGTCATAACCTTGCCGCTCCAGCGCCTTCTGCATGGCGGCCACATCCGAACGCAGCATCTTGCCGACATCGCCCCACTGGCCCTCGAAGGCGCCGCCGTTCGAGGCGATCCGGTCGGCGAGATTGCCGATATAAAGCGCGTAGAGGTCGGAGTTGTTATACTCCTTGATGATATAGAAATTCGGCGTGACGATGAATTCCGGGCCGTCGCTGCCGGCCGGCACCAGCATCATCCCTTGAGCCTTCATCTCACCTGAGGGAAAGGCCTTGCCGGAGATGCGCTCGATGCCGAGCGAGGCCCAGTGCGAAAGCGGCTTTGCCAGATCAGGCCCCTCCTGCGCGCAGGAGACCGCTTCGGGTATCGACACCTCGAAACCCCAGTCCCGATCGCGCTGCCAGCCCTTCTTGACCAGATAGTTGGCGATCGAGGCGAGCGTATCCGGCACCGAGGTCCAGATGTTGCGATGGCCATCGCCATCGAAATCCACGGCATATTTCAGATAACTCGTCGGCATGAATTGCGGCTGCCCCAGTGCGCCGGCCCAAGACCCTTTGAAATCGGAAGGCGCGACGTCGCCGCCGTCGAGAATATGCAGCGCCGCCACCAGTTCGGTCCGGAACATCTCCTTGCGCGTCGACATGAAGGCCTTGGTCGCCAGCACTTCGATCGCCGATTCCGGGATCTTCGCTGCCCCGAAGCCGGTCTCGCGGCCCCAGATGGCAAGCACGATCGAGCCCGGCACGCCATAAGTCTTTTCGATCCGTTTCAGCGTCGAGCCATACTGCGCCGCAAAGCCGCGCCCTGTCGCTGCGAGCTTCTTCAGCCGGTCTTCGTTGAAATAGGGACCGGGCGAGGAAAATTCAGCCTGCGTCTGCTTCTGCTCCTTCGGCGGCGGGAAACCGGGCGGGGCGAGATCCGGCAGGTTCCAGTTCAGCGTGATGCCTGAGAAAGCGGCCTTGAAGGTCTTCTCGGAAACACCGCCCGCTTTTGCTTCGGGCCAGAGGTCGCTCTGCACCCATTTTTGGAATTGTGCCTCGACATCGGCTTTGGAAGGGGCTGCGTGGGAGGTGAGGGGGAGGAGCGCGGCCGTTATGCCGAGCGCGAATATTCGCAGCATAAACAATCCCCTCATATCACCGTCCGTGCCCGCAGCGCGGCCGCGAGCGTGCCCTCATCGAGATAGTCGAGCTCGCCGCCCACAGGCACGCCATGCGCCAATCGCGTAATCTTCACGTCGAGCCCCTGCAACTGGTCGGTAATGTAATGCGCCGTCGTCTGCCCCTCGACGGTCGCATTGACCGCGATGATCAGCTCGCGGATGCCGCCTTCGCCGATCCGGTCGATCAGTCCGCGGATATTGAGATCGTCGGGCCCGATCCCGTCGAGCGGCGACAGCGTGCCGCCAAGCACGTGATAGGCGGCGTTCATTGCGCCCGCCCGCTCCAGCGCCCAGAGGTCCGAAACGTCCTCGACGACGATGATGACGGATTGATCGCGCTGCGTATCGGTGCAGACGGTGCAAGGGTCTGTTGTATCGACATTGCCGCAGCGCGAGCAGATCTTCACCTTGTCATAGGCTTCGCCCATCGCGTTCGACAGTGGCCCGAGCAACTGGTCCTTCTTCTTGATCAGATGCAGTGCTGCCCGGCGCGCCGAGCGCGGCCCGAGGCCCGGCACCTTCGCCAGAAGCTGGATGAGTTTTTCGATTTCGGGTCCGGTGACTCGTTTTGCCATGCGCCGTTCTTAACTGATATGGAACGAAAACGGAATCGCGGAAGGATCGGCCGTCCCATGAAAATCCTGGCGCTGTGCATCGGCAATGCGGAAAAGCTGGCCGACAAGAGCTACAAGACCGGTATCTTCAAACATGCCGTCAACGGCGCGGTGATGATCGATGCCGAGGGTCTGGTCGGCGATGCCATCTGCAACCGCAAACATCACGGCGGCGTCGATCAGGCGGTTTATGTCGAGGGATCGCTGACGCTCGACTGGTGGAGCAGGGAGCTTGGCCGGCCGCATGAACCCGGCACCTTCGGCGAAAACATGGTGATCTCAGGGCTCGACAACCGCGACGTCGCCGTCGGCGACCGATTCATAGCAGGCGATCTTATTCTTGAGGCCACCGCCTGCCGCATTCCCTGCGCCACCTTTGCGGCCAGGATGGCCGATCCGAAATTCGTCAAGCGCCATACGGTGGCCGCCCGCCCCGGCATTTACTGCCGCGTCGTCAGAGGCGGCGTGGTCGAGGCCGGAGTGACGGTCGAGTATCATCCCTTTTCCGGAGAGAGGGTGACGATGCCGGAGCTTATGAAAACATTCGGCCAACGGCTTTCGGAGGCAGACCGGTCGCGATATCTCGCGGCTCCCATTCACTATAAGCTACGGGCGACGCTAGAAGCGTAGCGTTAAGAACGGCGTTCTGTGGGGATCGCCGGCCCGATAGCAGCATCGGCTATCGGAACTGCAGTCAAAAGGAAGACCAATTGCCTGCTATCAAAACGGCAGCTTGAAGCCGGGCGGGATCGGCAGGCCGGCCGTGAGCGCCTTGGTCTTTTCGGCGGCGAGCGACTCGGCCTTGTCCTTGGCGTCCTTGTGAGCGGCAACGATCAGGTCCTCGAGGATCTCGACGTCGTCTTCCTTGAACAGCGAGGGGTCGATCTTCAGGCTCTTGAGTTCGCCCTTGCCTGAAATGACGACGGTGACGAGGCCGCCGCCCGCCTTGCCTTCGGCCGTCAGCTCGGCGATCTCCGCCTGCATCTGCTCCATCTTGGCCTGCATTTCCTTGACTTTGCCCATCATGCCCATGATGTCGCGCATCGTCTCGCTCCTTGTTGAAACGTCAAAATTCTATGTCGTCGCCGGGCAGAATGTCACCTTCCTCGGATTCGGCGGCGGCCGGCGGCTTCAACTCGCCTTCCTCCTCCGGTTCGGGCGCCCGCACGCGCACGTCGATGATCTTGGCGCCGGGGAAATGCGCCAGGATTGCCGCGACATCGGGATCCTGACGCGCATCGCTGACGCGCTGTTCCTGCGCCCTGGCTTCCGCCTCCACCATCGTCGGCGCGCCTTCCTCGCGGCTGGTGCTGACGATCCAGTGGATTCCAGTCCATTCCTTGAGCTTGACGGCGAGCTCGTTGAGCAGCGTATTCGGCGCGCCTTCGGTGAGGTTCACATCAAGCCGGCCGGGCTCAAGACGGACCGGCCGCACGAAGTTGCGCACCAGCGCCTTTAATTTGACGTCGCGCTTCTCGGCCGCAAGCTCGACGATATCGGCGATGGAATTGACACGCACGAGCGGCTTCGGAGCCTCTGCGGGCTTTGCCTCGGTACGACCGATATTCTGCGGCTCCGGATTAGGCACGGCGCGCAGCATCGCGGTAGGCCCCGAGGGCTGCGGCCGTGGTGTCGGCTCCGTCGCCCGTGCGGCAACGCTGCTCTGATAGGGAACCCGCGTTCCGTTGCCGCCGCCGTTGCCCGAGGGCGAGGAGGGCCGCTGGCCGGCATTGTCGCCGGAAAACTCGGCAAGCCGCCGCGCCGCATCCTCGGGCGCCGGCAGATGCGCCGCGTGCGCAAGCCGGATCAGCACCATTTCGGCAGCGCCCGCCGTGCGCGACGAACCTTCGGTTTCGGGAATGCCCTTCAGCAGCATCTGCCAGATGCGCGACAGCGTCGTCACCGCAACACCCCTGGCGAATTCCGCCGCCTTGGTGCGCTCGATCTCGCTCAGAGAAGGGTCGTTTGCCGCATCCGGCACATATTTCAGCCGCGTCACCAGATGGGTGAAATCGGCGAGATCGGTGAGCACGACCACCGGATTGGCGCCGGCCTCGTATTGGCTCTGGAATTCGCCGAGGGCAGCCGCCACGTCGCCCTTAATGACATGCTGAAAGAGATCGACGATCCGGGCGCGGTCGGCAAG
It includes:
- the infB gene encoding translation initiation factor IF-2, whose protein sequence is MTDSNDDKTLSVTGKKTLTLKPSGMSQGTVRQDMGRGRTKAVVVETRKRRPMRPEDEKPITPAAPAAPVRAAEAAAAPAQARPQQSTPAPRIHQPGGGQANQRPQQSYQQPRPNDRPRPVVLNHLSPEEMDARRRALAESQARDAQDAIRRAEEEKRRAAEEAVRKAAEAEDAARRAAEEAARQAEAAAAAAAEPAAAAAAPAPAVTEARPSTPRPASSAPAARRPDGAAPAGARPTPGAATPIGTRGRRDDDGDDDRGAARGGPARGRIVRPEPAKPVTTRPKTDDERRRGKLTITTADVDGEDAGRSRSLSAMRRRQEKFRRSQMQETREKISREVVLPETITIQELSQRMSERAVDVIKYLMKEGQMMKPGDVIDADLAELIAGEFGHTVKRVSESDVELGIFDIADVEGDRVSRPPVVTIMGHVDHGKTSLLDAIRHANVVAGEAGGITQHIGAYQVEQNGQKITFIDTPGHAAFTAMRARGAQATDIAILVVAADDSVMPQTIESINHAKAAGVPIIVAINKIDKHEADPQKVRNQLLQHEVFVESMGGETLDVEVSAKTGKNLDKLLEAVLLQAEILDLKANPNRTAEGTVIEAQLDRGRGAVATVLVQNGTLKPGQIIVAGDVWGRVRALVNDKGEHMKEAPPAMPVEVLGLSGTPQAGDKFAVVESESRAREISEYRQRLARDKAAARQSGQRGSLEQMMTQMQSTGIKEFPLVIKGDVQGSIEAIAGALEKLGTDEVRARIVHSGAGGITESDISLAEASNAAIIGFNVRANAQARQFAERQGIEIRYYNIIYDLVDDVKAAMSGLLSPERRETFIGNAEILEVFNITKVGKVAGCRVVEGKVERGAGVRLIRNDVVVHEGKLKTLKRFKDEVSEVPMGQECGMAFENYEDMRVGDVIECFRVEHITRTL
- a CDS encoding RNA-binding protein, translated to MMTAHEPNVLPEDDDLAGYDVNGRMCIVTRESGSPEELIRFVAAPDGTVVADLKRELPGRGCWVKADRSLVDKAVAKKLFARALKAEVKAADDLGASVDRLLAAQLMQMMNMARKAGQFVSGASKVDAAVRSGAALAVFHATDAADDGVRKIDQARKAWHLGMETEEEIPSYRFFSESEMEGLMGQNAFIHAAVLAGQAGEGVVKRAKMLEQYRIGGQSRAAGGAGRQKQ
- the nusA gene encoding transcription termination factor NusA produces the protein MAVSANRLELLQIADAVAREKVIDREIVLAAMADAIQKAARSRYGTESNIRADINPKTGEIRLQRLLEVVDKAEDYSTQIPLELARDRNPDAALGDFIADPLPPMDFGRIAAQSAKQVIVQKVREAERDRQFDEFKDRVGEIVNGTVKRVEYGNVIVDLGRGEGIIRRDEMIPRENVRYGDRVRAYVYDVRREQRGPQIFLSRTHPQFMVKLFTMEVPEIYDGIIQVKSVARDPGSRAKIAVISNDSSIDPVGACVGMRGSRVQAVVGELQGEKIDIIPWSQDPATFVVNALQPAEVAKVVLDEDAERIEVVVPDEQLSLAIGRRGQNVRLASQLTGWDIDIMTEAEESERRQKEFNERTNLFMDSLDVDEMVGQVLASEGFAAVEELAYVDLDEISSIDGFDEETAQEIQQRAREFLERLEAEMDEKRKALGVEDELRQIDGMTAQMMVALGEDGIKTIEDFAGCAADDLVGWSERKNGETKKFEGLFSKFDVSRVEAEQMIVQARLAAGWITEEDLAKGTEEEVTEAEQEA
- the rimP gene encoding ribosome maturation factor RimP, with the protein product MSDMTNADNELEPRLITETGLDQRLADIIEPVLVGMGFRLIRVRMLNQNGATMQVMAERNDGTMTVQDCEAVSMAISPVLDVEDPIDKEYHLEVSSPGIDRPMVRKSDFVRWQGHLVKCETSIMIGSRKRFRGKIVEADADGFTLERDQVAYGEEQKVIIPFTALSDAKLILTDDLIRDALRADKLAKAQAANQNEADDQE
- a CDS encoding MFS transporter codes for the protein MRIYCRWVSKTKAGEIVAYTSATLAPLRHDTYRAIWFASLSSNFGGLIQAVGAAWMMTTITASEDMVALVQTSTALPIMLFSLVSGALADNFDRRRVMLTAQCMMLVVSALLTASALLGWITPWLLLFFTFLIGCGTALNNPSWQASVGDMVPRADLPGAVTLNSMGFNITRSVGPAIGGAIVAAAGAAAAFAVNTLSYLPLIYALLRWRPSTPVSTLPREALGSAIFAGLRYVSMSPNLEKVLVRGLIFGVGASSILALLPVVALDLVAGGPLTYGFMLGAFGIGAIGGAVLSARIRQALSSETIIRLAFAGFALSAVIAAISPSAVLTSAGLLISGACWVSALSLFNTIVQLSTPRWVVGRALSLYQTVTFGGIAGGSWLWGVAADRYGVADALLMASVVLLLGIAIGLRFSMPAFASLNLDPLNRFTAPALSLDITPRSGPIVIQVDYEIADDDLAEFMALMGERRRIRIRDGARHWALMRDLENPGLWTESYHTPTWVEYIRHNQRRTQADAENIDRLRALHRGEGPPHVHRMIERQAIPPGDDVFHKAPIDLHH
- a CDS encoding GNAT family N-acetyltransferase translates to MYSFRLARLSDLAAIVRLLADDDLGAAREIVSDPVDARYLSAVAAIEADANQLLAVATDASDQVVGCLQLSFLPGLSRTGMWRGQIESVRIAREFRAAGLGAQFIEWAVAQCVERGCGLVQLTSDKTRKDSIRFYEKLGFVASHEGLKRNL
- a CDS encoding lytic murein transglycosylase; this encodes MLRIFALGITAALLPLTSHAAPSKADVEAQFQKWVQSDLWPEAKAGGVSEKTFKAAFSGITLNWNLPDLAPPGFPPPKEQKQTQAEFSSPGPYFNEDRLKKLAATGRGFAAQYGSTLKRIEKTYGVPGSIVLAIWGRETGFGAAKIPESAIEVLATKAFMSTRKEMFRTELVAALHILDGGDVAPSDFKGSWAGALGQPQFMPTSYLKYAVDFDGDGHRNIWTSVPDTLASIANYLVKKGWQRDRDWGFEVSIPEAVSCAQEGPDLAKPLSHWASLGIERISGKAFPSGEMKAQGMMLVPAGSDGPEFIVTPNFYIIKEYNNSDLYALYIGNLADRIASNGGAFEGQWGDVGKMLRSDVAAMQKALERQGYDVGGTDGLPGYKTRRSIGQWQAKNGMKPTCFPEASMKGELK
- the recR gene encoding recombination mediator RecR; the encoded protein is MAKRVTGPEIEKLIQLLAKVPGLGPRSARRAALHLIKKKDQLLGPLSNAMGEAYDKVKICSRCGNVDTTDPCTVCTDTQRDQSVIIVVEDVSDLWALERAGAMNAAYHVLGGTLSPLDGIGPDDLNIRGLIDRIGEGGIRELIIAVNATVEGQTTAHYITDQLQGLDVKITRLAHGVPVGGELDYLDEGTLAAALRARTVI
- a CDS encoding MOSC domain-containing protein, encoding MKILALCIGNAEKLADKSYKTGIFKHAVNGAVMIDAEGLVGDAICNRKHHGGVDQAVYVEGSLTLDWWSRELGRPHEPGTFGENMVISGLDNRDVAVGDRFIAGDLILEATACRIPCATFAARMADPKFVKRHTVAARPGIYCRVVRGGVVEAGVTVEYHPFSGERVTMPELMKTFGQRLSEADRSRYLAAPIHYKLRATLEA
- a CDS encoding YbaB/EbfC family nucleoid-associated protein yields the protein MRDIMGMMGKVKEMQAKMEQMQAEIAELTAEGKAGGGLVTVVISGKGELKSLKIDPSLFKEDDVEILEDLIVAAHKDAKDKAESLAAEKTKALTAGLPIPPGFKLPF